In Oncorhynchus nerka isolate Pitt River unplaced genomic scaffold, Oner_Uvic_2.0 unplaced_scaffold_29___fragment_2___debris, whole genome shotgun sequence, the following proteins share a genomic window:
- the LOC115123342 gene encoding 2',3'-cyclic-nucleotide 3'-phosphodiesterase: MDAEQNQVLDTASETREQKETGAGDCPQSQLDSPIDPAESPVNGQEMERLPDMLTESGMSEEVQETAPKSEKSPKKMSESPEKVPETSPEVVTKAEKYPEKQPELESAEVSESATALYFEPDKKQTTVPEKQPMPEKTPEPLPLDEPIAENNIETAPEKMAEPVPEAVKLSVQAAPEPVTQPESEDVKLLQEKEPGESEKQAESGVVLAVMPAEPKSVQEVEADKQTQAEIVPEPKKPVEAEAVKKVEAEKPVEAEAVKKVEAEKPVEAEAVKKVEAEKPVEAEAVKKVEAEKPVEAETVMEEKLVEAEIVKEVESEKRAAGEADAVERQKAEVVEQIPAPGTLSFAFLEHEQTKATLRTSRTLIILRGLPGSGKSLLARAIADNYQGLCTVCCADDHGVKPESPEASADGYKAFDDAVVACCSVGTSAQVIVVDDTNHTHDRLARLGEVAEQHRLVAMFLEPRTEWSRDLPQLAKRTQRGLEEAQIQAMKVPLEETSLPLFFGWFLLPGIQDKVRCTSMDFLKTLDTLEAFKKHLPDFTVEAEKEVDLEQYFQANGVLHCTTKFCDYGKAEGAKEYADKPAVKELYGSAFELSLSALFVTPRTVGARVSLSEDQLTLWPADAEEVVSVVPAAATLPAGSRAHITLGCAEGVEPQQTGFDLLEILALQQEGQEGELVEEMELGSLAYYGKGRWLLSLREPISAQACFSSLYGPKKADSTKKDGDKKKKQKCTIL, encoded by the exons ATGGATGCTGAGCAGAACCAGGTGTTGGACACCGCGTCAGAGACTCGAGAGCAAAAGGAGACTGGAGCAGGGGATTGCCCCCAGTCACAACTCGACTCTCCAATAGATCCCGCAGAATCTCCAGTGAATGGGCAAGAAATGGAGCGTTTGCCAGATATGCTGACAGAGTCAGGAATGTCAGAAGAAGTGCAAGAGACGGCGCCTAAATCAGAAAAATCACCAAAGAAAATGTCTGAATCTCCTGAGAAGGTTCCAGAGACATCTCCAGAAGTTGTGACTAAAGCAGAGAAGTACCCAGAAAAACAACCAGAACTAGAGAGCGCAGAGGTCTCTGAGTCAGCTACAGCATTGTACTTCGAACCAGACAAAAAACAGACCACAGTGCCTGAAAAGCAGCCAATGCCAGAGAAAACACCAGAGCCTCTGCCTTTAGATGAGCCTATAGCAGAGAATAACATTGAAACTGCGCCAGAGAAAATGGCTGAACCCGTCCCAGAAGCTGTTAAACTGTCTGTGCAGGCAGCGCCCGAGCCTGTCACACAGCCAGAATCTGAGGACGTCAAACTGCTCCAAGAGAAAGAGCCTGGGGAATCTGAGAAGCAGGCAGAATCTGGTGTTGTGTTGGCGGTGATGCCAGCGGAGCCTAAATCTGTACAGGAAGTGGAGGCAGACAAACAGACCCAAGCTGAAATTGTACCGGAACCAAAGAAACCAGTCGAGGCTGAGGCTGTGAAGAAAGTGGAAGCAGAGAAACCAGTAGAGGCTGAGGCTGTGAAGAAAGTGGAAGCAGAGAAACCAGTAGAGGCTGAGGCTGTGAAGAAAGTGGAAGCAGAGAAACCAGTAGAGGCTGAGGCTGTGAAGAAAGTGGAAGCAGAGAAACCAGTAGAGGCTGAGACTGTGATGGAAGAGAAACTGGTAGAAGCTGAAATTGTTAAAGAAGTAGAGTCCGAGAAACGGGCAGCAGGTGAGGCAGATGCAGTGGAGCGGCAGAAGGCCGAAGTTGTCGAGCAGATTCCCGCTCCTGGTACCCTGTCTTTTGCCTTCCTGGAGCATGAGCAGACCAAAGCCACACTTCGCACCTCTCGCACTCTAATCATCCTCCGAGGCCTCCCCGGCAGCGGCAAGAGCCTCTTGGCACGTGCTATTGCAGATAACTACCAGGGTCTCTGCACGGTCTGCTGTGCTGATGACCATGGTGTGAAACCGGAGAGTCCAGAAGCATCGGCAGATGGGTACAAGGCTTTTGACGATGCTGTGGTAGCCTGCTGCAGTGTAGGAACATCTGCTCAAGTGATAGTGGTAGATGACACCAACCATACCCATGATCGGCTGGCCCGTCTTGGGGAGGTGGCAGAGCAGCACCGGCTGGTGGCCATGTTTCTGGAGCCCCGCACTGAGTGGAGCAGAGACTTGCCACAGCTGGCCAAGAGGACTCAGCGGGGGCTAGAGGAGGCCCAGATCCAGGCCATGAAAGTACCTCTTGAGGAGACGTCCCTGCCCCTTTTCTTTGGCTGGTTCCTTCTCCCTGGCATCCAGGACAAGGTCAGGTGCACGTCCATGGATTTCCTGAAGACGCTGGACACGCTTGAGGCCTTCAAGAAGCACTTGCCTGACT tCACTGTTGAGGCTGAGAAAGAGGTGGACCTGGAGCAGTATTTCCAAGCCAATGGCGTTCTTCATTGCACTACCAAATTCTGTGACTATGGCAAGGCTGAGGGAGCCAAGGAATATGCAGACAAACCA GCTGTTAAAGAGTTGTATGGCTCTGCGTTCGAGCTGTCCCTCAGTGCCCTCTTTGTCACACCTCGCACTGTTGGTGCCCGGGTTTCACTCTCTGAGGATCAGTTGACCCTGTGGCCTGCCGATGCTGAGGAGGTGGTGTCTGTAGTCCCGGCCGCCGCCACCCTGCCCGCTGGTAGCCGTGCCCACATCACCCTGGGCTGTGCGGAGGGCGTTGAGCCACAGCAGACGGGCTTCGACCTGCTGGAGATCCTAGCGCTGCAGCAAGAGGGTCAGGAGGGAGAGCTGGTGGAGGAGATGGAGCTCGGCTCCCTGGCCTACTACGGCAAGGGGAGGTGGCTACTCAGTCTGAGGGAGCCCATCTCTGCCCAGGCCTGCTTCTCCAGCCTCTACGGGCCCAAGAAGGCTGACTCGACCAAGAAAGACGGGGACAAGAAGAAGAAGCAAAAGTGTACCATACtgtaa